One Gallus gallus isolate bGalGal1 chromosome 11, bGalGal1.mat.broiler.GRCg7b, whole genome shotgun sequence DNA window includes the following coding sequences:
- the TERB1 gene encoding telomere repeats-binding bouquet formation protein 1 isoform X3 produces the protein MIPNPDWSRAAGRAGRRLWRAGRGGNGARWESPALFRREAARSGVAPRGRALLPLWREAAELRTRTRMQPKMENQKVQKTQCDMKTDLNLLVECLKYQMDCPSSQKEALIAIYSICQQNSEACEYLREIGGLGFINDLAKSSVHGIVKEAALFTLGIIIESNERGQTYVRETGCIGLLLQLFRTTLSTPELNLSDENTNRCYQLWSSVCSTLCACVNNPQNEANQKICSSVFPYAKEWLESCMEPEIVRPICSFVGLTVANNSPVQKYFVSVGGLDTLAQVLIKLMRDDSCLSQSSTKLAIVVTKTLDACIANDSAMTVVLAKYHTVSELLNLLSNGTLDTGEKMSIILTIGHCTEVCEENQCELLKNNGLPLMIQVLTESQDEELHKAATFVLQNCKQMTEQLSLKINEKSLSVKNAEELEVDMQIRERSQQNYWKKAEDILHRINLIEKEHDEISVFMKERVQGRLFDRTSEDCIEASKSHEVNTSATRAHIERTHKELCGLQLTSKLDDRVLALAVNTSALTVNPVNASARKSKQGDILRSVYEVQTDTAIQSHSVNEKAACEKSQSVLQVRKGVLQQPVKTIKHVKQASMSGQHSFYSEITKEEKSNLITTASLKMTDFTCLGCTTTGLSFNSRTFSKMLQTCPYLCGRHKVILEAEERYRKKLEKSSVSNKRHAAYEKILLTPVKKGKLHVETSLKSKQDNFQSILLTPIRKSKTNTSNRYEHNNNTAEYNLLPTYKK, from the exons ATGATCCCAAATCCTGACTGGAgccgcgctgcggggcgggccgggcgcCGGCTGtggcgggcggggcggggcgggaaCGGCGCGCGCTGGGAGAGCCCCGCTCTCTTCAGGCGGGAGGCGGCACGGAGCGGGGTGGCTCCGCGGGGTCGGGCGCTGCTGCCGCTGTGGCGAGAGGCAGCTGAGCTGAG AACAAGAACAAGGATGCAACcaaaaatggaaaatcaaaAGGTGCAGAAAACACAATGTG atatgaaaacagatttgaaCTTACTGGTTGAATGCCTTAAATACCAGATGGACTGCCCTTCATCTCAGAAAGAGGCTTTGATCGCTATCTATTCAATTTGTCAACAAAATA GTGAAGCATGTGAATATTTACGAGAAATTGGTGGTTTGGGCTTTATAAACGATCTCGCAAAGTCAAGTGTGCATGGCATAGTGAAGGAAGCAGCTTTATTTACCCTAGGAATCATCATAGAGAGTAATG AACGTGGGCAAACCTATGTCAGAGAAACGGGCTGCATTGGTCTTCTGCTGCAGTTATTCAG AACAACTCTTTCCACACCTGAGCTGAATCTGTCAGATGAAAATACGAATCGCTGCTACCAGCTGTGGTCTTCGGTCTGTAGTACTCTCTGTGCCTGTGTCAACAATCCTCAGAATG AAGCTAATCAAAAGATTTGCAGTTCAGTCTTTCCGTATGCAAAAGAGTGGCTAGAAAGTTGCATGGAGCCTGAGATAGTTCGTCCTATTTGCTCATTTGTTGGCCTCACGGTTGCAAATAACT CCCctgtacagaaatattttgtttctgttggagGATTGGATACCTTAGCTCAAGTCCTCATCAAGCTGATGCGTGATGATTCCTGTCTGAGTCAATCTAGCACAAAACTTGCCATAGTAGTAACAAAGACTCTGGATGCCTGCATTGCTAATGACT CTGCCATGACTGTTGTTTTGGCGAAGTATCACACTGTGTCAGAACTGCTGAACCTACTGTCTAATGGCACTCTGgatacaggagaaaaaatgagCATTATTCTAACAATTGGACACTGTACTGAAGTCTGtg aagaaaaccAGTGTGAACTGCTCAAGAACAATGGTCTTCCACTTATGATTCAGGTACTAACTGAGTCTCAAGATGAGGAACTACACAAAGCTGCTACTTTTgtgctgcagaactgcaaaCAAATGA CTGAACAATTGTCCTTGAAAATTAATGAGAAATCCCTAAGTGTGAAGAATGCAGAAGAGCTGGAGGTGGACATGCAAATCAGAGAAAGAAGTCAACAAAACtactggaagaaagcagaagacatCCTGCACAGAATAAACTTGATTGAAAAAGAACATGATGAGATTAGTGTGTTTATGAAG GAAAGAGTGCAAGGAAGACTGTTTGACAGGACTTCAGAAGACTGTATTGAAGCATCAAAATCCCATGAAGTGAATACCAGTGCTACAAGAGCACATATAGAAAGAACACACAAAGAATTATGTGGTCTGCAGTTAACCTCTAAGTTGGATGATCGAGTTCTTGCTCTAGCTGTAAACACTTCTGCACTGACTGTGAATCCAGTAAATGCTTCTGCTAGAAAAAGTAAACAGGGTGATATTCTACGTTCAGTTTATGAGGTGCAGACAGACACTGCAATTCAAAGTCATAGTGtaaatgaaaaagcagcttGTGAAAAAAGTCAGTCTGTTCTTCAAGTAAG GAAAGGCGTACTGCAACAACCAGTGAAGACTATTAAACATGTGAAACAGGCAAGCATGTCAG GCCAACATTCATTCTACTCAGAGATAactaaggaggaaaaaagtaatttgattACAACTGCATCTCTTAAAATGACAGATTTTACGTGTTTAG gttgtACAACAACAGGACTGTCTTTCAATAGCAGAACTTTCAGCAAGATGTTACAAACTTGTCCATATCTGTGTGGCCGTCACAAAGTCATTCTGGAAGCTGAAGAAAGATATAGAAAGAAACTTGAGAAATCATCTGTTTCCAACAAAAGACATGCAGCTTATGAGA AAATACTGCTGACTccagtgaagaaaggaaagctgcaTGTAGAGACATCTTTGAAGAGCAAACAGGATAATTTCCAAA gTATTCTTTTGACTCCaattagaaaaagcaaaaccaataCTTCGAATAGGTACgaacataataataatactgCAGAATACAACTTGCTACCAACATATAAAAAAT aa
- the TERB1 gene encoding telomere repeats-binding bouquet formation protein 1 isoform X2, translated as MIPNPDWSRAAGRAGRRLWRAGRGGNGARWESPALFRREAARSGVAPRGRALLPLWREAAELRTRTRMQPKMENQKVQKTQCDMKTDLNLLVECLKYQMDCPSSQKEALIAIYSICQQNSEACEYLREIGGLGFINDLAKSSVHGIVKEAALFTLGIIIESNVYCQQTLCTSALFGDLILFLKNKDSGVNLKRMSVYVILTLVSNNKRGQTYVRETGCIGLLLQLFRTTLSTPELNLSDENTNRCYQLWSSVCSTLCACVNNPQNAPVQKYFVSVGGLDTLAQVLIKLMRDDSCLSQSSTKLAIVVTKTLDACIANDSAMTVVLAKYHTVSELLNLLSNGTLDTGEKMSIILTIGHCTEVCEENQCELLKNNGLPLMIQVLTESQDEELHKAATFVLQNCKQMTEQLSLKINEKSLSVKNAEELEVDMQIRERSQQNYWKKAEDILHRINLIEKEHDEISVFMKERVQGRLFDRTSEDCIEASKSHEVNTSATRAHIERTHKELCGLQLTSKLDDRVLALAVNTSALTVNPVNASARKSKQGDILRSVYEVQTDTAIQSHSVNEKAACEKSQSVLQVRKGVLQQPVKTIKHVKQASMSGQHSFYSEITKEEKSNLITTASLKMTDFTCLGCTTTGLSFNSRTFSKMLQTCPYLCGRHKVILEAEERYRKKLEKSSVSNKRHAAYEKILLTPVKKGKLHVETSLKSKQDNFQSILLTPIRKSKTNTSNRYEHNNNTAEYNLLPTYKK; from the exons ATGATCCCAAATCCTGACTGGAgccgcgctgcggggcgggccgggcgcCGGCTGtggcgggcggggcggggcgggaaCGGCGCGCGCTGGGAGAGCCCCGCTCTCTTCAGGCGGGAGGCGGCACGGAGCGGGGTGGCTCCGCGGGGTCGGGCGCTGCTGCCGCTGTGGCGAGAGGCAGCTGAGCTGAG AACAAGAACAAGGATGCAACcaaaaatggaaaatcaaaAGGTGCAGAAAACACAATGTG atatgaaaacagatttgaaCTTACTGGTTGAATGCCTTAAATACCAGATGGACTGCCCTTCATCTCAGAAAGAGGCTTTGATCGCTATCTATTCAATTTGTCAACAAAATA GTGAAGCATGTGAATATTTACGAGAAATTGGTGGTTTGGGCTTTATAAACGATCTCGCAAAGTCAAGTGTGCATGGCATAGTGAAGGAAGCAGCTTTATTTACCCTAGGAATCATCATAGAGAGTAATG TTTACTGCCAACAAACTTTGTGTACTTCTGCATTATTTGGGgacctcattttatttttaaagaataaggATTCCGGTGTGAACTTGAAAAGAATGTCTGTTTATGTTATCTTAACACTGGTTTCAAATAATA AACGTGGGCAAACCTATGTCAGAGAAACGGGCTGCATTGGTCTTCTGCTGCAGTTATTCAG AACAACTCTTTCCACACCTGAGCTGAATCTGTCAGATGAAAATACGAATCGCTGCTACCAGCTGTGGTCTTCGGTCTGTAGTACTCTCTGTGCCTGTGTCAACAATCCTCAGAATG CCCctgtacagaaatattttgtttctgttggagGATTGGATACCTTAGCTCAAGTCCTCATCAAGCTGATGCGTGATGATTCCTGTCTGAGTCAATCTAGCACAAAACTTGCCATAGTAGTAACAAAGACTCTGGATGCCTGCATTGCTAATGACT CTGCCATGACTGTTGTTTTGGCGAAGTATCACACTGTGTCAGAACTGCTGAACCTACTGTCTAATGGCACTCTGgatacaggagaaaaaatgagCATTATTCTAACAATTGGACACTGTACTGAAGTCTGtg aagaaaaccAGTGTGAACTGCTCAAGAACAATGGTCTTCCACTTATGATTCAGGTACTAACTGAGTCTCAAGATGAGGAACTACACAAAGCTGCTACTTTTgtgctgcagaactgcaaaCAAATGA CTGAACAATTGTCCTTGAAAATTAATGAGAAATCCCTAAGTGTGAAGAATGCAGAAGAGCTGGAGGTGGACATGCAAATCAGAGAAAGAAGTCAACAAAACtactggaagaaagcagaagacatCCTGCACAGAATAAACTTGATTGAAAAAGAACATGATGAGATTAGTGTGTTTATGAAG GAAAGAGTGCAAGGAAGACTGTTTGACAGGACTTCAGAAGACTGTATTGAAGCATCAAAATCCCATGAAGTGAATACCAGTGCTACAAGAGCACATATAGAAAGAACACACAAAGAATTATGTGGTCTGCAGTTAACCTCTAAGTTGGATGATCGAGTTCTTGCTCTAGCTGTAAACACTTCTGCACTGACTGTGAATCCAGTAAATGCTTCTGCTAGAAAAAGTAAACAGGGTGATATTCTACGTTCAGTTTATGAGGTGCAGACAGACACTGCAATTCAAAGTCATAGTGtaaatgaaaaagcagcttGTGAAAAAAGTCAGTCTGTTCTTCAAGTAAG GAAAGGCGTACTGCAACAACCAGTGAAGACTATTAAACATGTGAAACAGGCAAGCATGTCAG GCCAACATTCATTCTACTCAGAGATAactaaggaggaaaaaagtaatttgattACAACTGCATCTCTTAAAATGACAGATTTTACGTGTTTAG gttgtACAACAACAGGACTGTCTTTCAATAGCAGAACTTTCAGCAAGATGTTACAAACTTGTCCATATCTGTGTGGCCGTCACAAAGTCATTCTGGAAGCTGAAGAAAGATATAGAAAGAAACTTGAGAAATCATCTGTTTCCAACAAAAGACATGCAGCTTATGAGA AAATACTGCTGACTccagtgaagaaaggaaagctgcaTGTAGAGACATCTTTGAAGAGCAAACAGGATAATTTCCAAA gTATTCTTTTGACTCCaattagaaaaagcaaaaccaataCTTCGAATAGGTACgaacataataataatactgCAGAATACAACTTGCTACCAACATATAAAAAAT aa
- the TERB1 gene encoding telomere repeats-binding bouquet formation protein 1 isoform X1 encodes MIPNPDWSRAAGRAGRRLWRAGRGGNGARWESPALFRREAARSGVAPRGRALLPLWREAAELRTRTRMQPKMENQKVQKTQCDMKTDLNLLVECLKYQMDCPSSQKEALIAIYSICQQNSEACEYLREIGGLGFINDLAKSSVHGIVKEAALFTLGIIIESNVYCQQTLCTSALFGDLILFLKNKDSGVNLKRMSVYVILTLVSNNKRGQTYVRETGCIGLLLQLFRTTLSTPELNLSDENTNRCYQLWSSVCSTLCACVNNPQNEANQKICSSVFPYAKEWLESCMEPEIVRPICSFVGLTVANNSPVQKYFVSVGGLDTLAQVLIKLMRDDSCLSQSSTKLAIVVTKTLDACIANDSAMTVVLAKYHTVSELLNLLSNGTLDTGEKMSIILTIGHCTEVCEENQCELLKNNGLPLMIQVLTESQDEELHKAATFVLQNCKQMTEQLSLKINEKSLSVKNAEELEVDMQIRERSQQNYWKKAEDILHRINLIEKEHDEISVFMKERVQGRLFDRTSEDCIEASKSHEVNTSATRAHIERTHKELCGLQLTSKLDDRVLALAVNTSALTVNPVNASARKSKQGDILRSVYEVQTDTAIQSHSVNEKAACEKSQSVLQVRKGVLQQPVKTIKHVKQASMSGQHSFYSEITKEEKSNLITTASLKMTDFTCLGCTTTGLSFNSRTFSKMLQTCPYLCGRHKVILEAEERYRKKLEKSSVSNKRHAAYEKILLTPVKKGKLHVETSLKSKQDNFQSILLTPIRKSKTNTSNRYEHNNNTAEYNLLPTYKK; translated from the exons ATGATCCCAAATCCTGACTGGAgccgcgctgcggggcgggccgggcgcCGGCTGtggcgggcggggcggggcgggaaCGGCGCGCGCTGGGAGAGCCCCGCTCTCTTCAGGCGGGAGGCGGCACGGAGCGGGGTGGCTCCGCGGGGTCGGGCGCTGCTGCCGCTGTGGCGAGAGGCAGCTGAGCTGAG AACAAGAACAAGGATGCAACcaaaaatggaaaatcaaaAGGTGCAGAAAACACAATGTG atatgaaaacagatttgaaCTTACTGGTTGAATGCCTTAAATACCAGATGGACTGCCCTTCATCTCAGAAAGAGGCTTTGATCGCTATCTATTCAATTTGTCAACAAAATA GTGAAGCATGTGAATATTTACGAGAAATTGGTGGTTTGGGCTTTATAAACGATCTCGCAAAGTCAAGTGTGCATGGCATAGTGAAGGAAGCAGCTTTATTTACCCTAGGAATCATCATAGAGAGTAATG TTTACTGCCAACAAACTTTGTGTACTTCTGCATTATTTGGGgacctcattttatttttaaagaataaggATTCCGGTGTGAACTTGAAAAGAATGTCTGTTTATGTTATCTTAACACTGGTTTCAAATAATA AACGTGGGCAAACCTATGTCAGAGAAACGGGCTGCATTGGTCTTCTGCTGCAGTTATTCAG AACAACTCTTTCCACACCTGAGCTGAATCTGTCAGATGAAAATACGAATCGCTGCTACCAGCTGTGGTCTTCGGTCTGTAGTACTCTCTGTGCCTGTGTCAACAATCCTCAGAATG AAGCTAATCAAAAGATTTGCAGTTCAGTCTTTCCGTATGCAAAAGAGTGGCTAGAAAGTTGCATGGAGCCTGAGATAGTTCGTCCTATTTGCTCATTTGTTGGCCTCACGGTTGCAAATAACT CCCctgtacagaaatattttgtttctgttggagGATTGGATACCTTAGCTCAAGTCCTCATCAAGCTGATGCGTGATGATTCCTGTCTGAGTCAATCTAGCACAAAACTTGCCATAGTAGTAACAAAGACTCTGGATGCCTGCATTGCTAATGACT CTGCCATGACTGTTGTTTTGGCGAAGTATCACACTGTGTCAGAACTGCTGAACCTACTGTCTAATGGCACTCTGgatacaggagaaaaaatgagCATTATTCTAACAATTGGACACTGTACTGAAGTCTGtg aagaaaaccAGTGTGAACTGCTCAAGAACAATGGTCTTCCACTTATGATTCAGGTACTAACTGAGTCTCAAGATGAGGAACTACACAAAGCTGCTACTTTTgtgctgcagaactgcaaaCAAATGA CTGAACAATTGTCCTTGAAAATTAATGAGAAATCCCTAAGTGTGAAGAATGCAGAAGAGCTGGAGGTGGACATGCAAATCAGAGAAAGAAGTCAACAAAACtactggaagaaagcagaagacatCCTGCACAGAATAAACTTGATTGAAAAAGAACATGATGAGATTAGTGTGTTTATGAAG GAAAGAGTGCAAGGAAGACTGTTTGACAGGACTTCAGAAGACTGTATTGAAGCATCAAAATCCCATGAAGTGAATACCAGTGCTACAAGAGCACATATAGAAAGAACACACAAAGAATTATGTGGTCTGCAGTTAACCTCTAAGTTGGATGATCGAGTTCTTGCTCTAGCTGTAAACACTTCTGCACTGACTGTGAATCCAGTAAATGCTTCTGCTAGAAAAAGTAAACAGGGTGATATTCTACGTTCAGTTTATGAGGTGCAGACAGACACTGCAATTCAAAGTCATAGTGtaaatgaaaaagcagcttGTGAAAAAAGTCAGTCTGTTCTTCAAGTAAG GAAAGGCGTACTGCAACAACCAGTGAAGACTATTAAACATGTGAAACAGGCAAGCATGTCAG GCCAACATTCATTCTACTCAGAGATAactaaggaggaaaaaagtaatttgattACAACTGCATCTCTTAAAATGACAGATTTTACGTGTTTAG gttgtACAACAACAGGACTGTCTTTCAATAGCAGAACTTTCAGCAAGATGTTACAAACTTGTCCATATCTGTGTGGCCGTCACAAAGTCATTCTGGAAGCTGAAGAAAGATATAGAAAGAAACTTGAGAAATCATCTGTTTCCAACAAAAGACATGCAGCTTATGAGA AAATACTGCTGACTccagtgaagaaaggaaagctgcaTGTAGAGACATCTTTGAAGAGCAAACAGGATAATTTCCAAA gTATTCTTTTGACTCCaattagaaaaagcaaaaccaataCTTCGAATAGGTACgaacataataataatactgCAGAATACAACTTGCTACCAACATATAAAAAAT aa
- the TERB1 gene encoding telomere repeats-binding bouquet formation protein 1 isoform X4 encodes MIPNPDWSRAAGRAGRRLWRAGRGGNGARWESPALFRREAARSGVAPRGRALLPLWREAAELRTRTRMQPKMENQKVQKTQCDMKTDLNLLVECLKYQMDCPSSQKEALIAIYSICQQNSEACEYLREIGGLGFINDLAKSSVHGIVKEAALFTLGIIIESNERGQTYVRETGCIGLLLQLFRTTLSTPELNLSDENTNRCYQLWSSVCSTLCACVNNPQNAPVQKYFVSVGGLDTLAQVLIKLMRDDSCLSQSSTKLAIVVTKTLDACIANDSAMTVVLAKYHTVSELLNLLSNGTLDTGEKMSIILTIGHCTEVCEENQCELLKNNGLPLMIQVLTESQDEELHKAATFVLQNCKQMTEQLSLKINEKSLSVKNAEELEVDMQIRERSQQNYWKKAEDILHRINLIEKEHDEISVFMKERVQGRLFDRTSEDCIEASKSHEVNTSATRAHIERTHKELCGLQLTSKLDDRVLALAVNTSALTVNPVNASARKSKQGDILRSVYEVQTDTAIQSHSVNEKAACEKSQSVLQVRKGVLQQPVKTIKHVKQASMSGQHSFYSEITKEEKSNLITTASLKMTDFTCLGCTTTGLSFNSRTFSKMLQTCPYLCGRHKVILEAEERYRKKLEKSSVSNKRHAAYEKILLTPVKKGKLHVETSLKSKQDNFQSILLTPIRKSKTNTSNRYEHNNNTAEYNLLPTYKK; translated from the exons ATGATCCCAAATCCTGACTGGAgccgcgctgcggggcgggccgggcgcCGGCTGtggcgggcggggcggggcgggaaCGGCGCGCGCTGGGAGAGCCCCGCTCTCTTCAGGCGGGAGGCGGCACGGAGCGGGGTGGCTCCGCGGGGTCGGGCGCTGCTGCCGCTGTGGCGAGAGGCAGCTGAGCTGAG AACAAGAACAAGGATGCAACcaaaaatggaaaatcaaaAGGTGCAGAAAACACAATGTG atatgaaaacagatttgaaCTTACTGGTTGAATGCCTTAAATACCAGATGGACTGCCCTTCATCTCAGAAAGAGGCTTTGATCGCTATCTATTCAATTTGTCAACAAAATA GTGAAGCATGTGAATATTTACGAGAAATTGGTGGTTTGGGCTTTATAAACGATCTCGCAAAGTCAAGTGTGCATGGCATAGTGAAGGAAGCAGCTTTATTTACCCTAGGAATCATCATAGAGAGTAATG AACGTGGGCAAACCTATGTCAGAGAAACGGGCTGCATTGGTCTTCTGCTGCAGTTATTCAG AACAACTCTTTCCACACCTGAGCTGAATCTGTCAGATGAAAATACGAATCGCTGCTACCAGCTGTGGTCTTCGGTCTGTAGTACTCTCTGTGCCTGTGTCAACAATCCTCAGAATG CCCctgtacagaaatattttgtttctgttggagGATTGGATACCTTAGCTCAAGTCCTCATCAAGCTGATGCGTGATGATTCCTGTCTGAGTCAATCTAGCACAAAACTTGCCATAGTAGTAACAAAGACTCTGGATGCCTGCATTGCTAATGACT CTGCCATGACTGTTGTTTTGGCGAAGTATCACACTGTGTCAGAACTGCTGAACCTACTGTCTAATGGCACTCTGgatacaggagaaaaaatgagCATTATTCTAACAATTGGACACTGTACTGAAGTCTGtg aagaaaaccAGTGTGAACTGCTCAAGAACAATGGTCTTCCACTTATGATTCAGGTACTAACTGAGTCTCAAGATGAGGAACTACACAAAGCTGCTACTTTTgtgctgcagaactgcaaaCAAATGA CTGAACAATTGTCCTTGAAAATTAATGAGAAATCCCTAAGTGTGAAGAATGCAGAAGAGCTGGAGGTGGACATGCAAATCAGAGAAAGAAGTCAACAAAACtactggaagaaagcagaagacatCCTGCACAGAATAAACTTGATTGAAAAAGAACATGATGAGATTAGTGTGTTTATGAAG GAAAGAGTGCAAGGAAGACTGTTTGACAGGACTTCAGAAGACTGTATTGAAGCATCAAAATCCCATGAAGTGAATACCAGTGCTACAAGAGCACATATAGAAAGAACACACAAAGAATTATGTGGTCTGCAGTTAACCTCTAAGTTGGATGATCGAGTTCTTGCTCTAGCTGTAAACACTTCTGCACTGACTGTGAATCCAGTAAATGCTTCTGCTAGAAAAAGTAAACAGGGTGATATTCTACGTTCAGTTTATGAGGTGCAGACAGACACTGCAATTCAAAGTCATAGTGtaaatgaaaaagcagcttGTGAAAAAAGTCAGTCTGTTCTTCAAGTAAG GAAAGGCGTACTGCAACAACCAGTGAAGACTATTAAACATGTGAAACAGGCAAGCATGTCAG GCCAACATTCATTCTACTCAGAGATAactaaggaggaaaaaagtaatttgattACAACTGCATCTCTTAAAATGACAGATTTTACGTGTTTAG gttgtACAACAACAGGACTGTCTTTCAATAGCAGAACTTTCAGCAAGATGTTACAAACTTGTCCATATCTGTGTGGCCGTCACAAAGTCATTCTGGAAGCTGAAGAAAGATATAGAAAGAAACTTGAGAAATCATCTGTTTCCAACAAAAGACATGCAGCTTATGAGA AAATACTGCTGACTccagtgaagaaaggaaagctgcaTGTAGAGACATCTTTGAAGAGCAAACAGGATAATTTCCAAA gTATTCTTTTGACTCCaattagaaaaagcaaaaccaataCTTCGAATAGGTACgaacataataataatactgCAGAATACAACTTGCTACCAACATATAAAAAAT aa